A section of the Triticum dicoccoides isolate Atlit2015 ecotype Zavitan chromosome 7A, WEW_v2.0, whole genome shotgun sequence genome encodes:
- the LOC119332368 gene encoding uncharacterized protein LOC119332368 isoform X3, translated as MEPTSGPRRSSTQEPDGPYDGADRISALPDDLLLDILARLPCAGAAARTGVLSRRWRGLWARLRQIIFRDVPFLSLEAALGRVPPPPPAVTLLEIRVPQKRWRSVLAIPNEDQVGRAVVNSLLRAAARLAPEKLVFHLPAYLIGRFRLAVDLPRLDGATSIALGFPSPYSLRLPDGAEFPALEALSLTYCSTDLDAWLSCCPRLRTLRVCRVLFPNHKCDIRVNSLSLQELVVYRELSLTQQVDIVAPALKELTMSFRTKKLISISLLTPLVEKVSWHCYYSGPYIVFGLWGINKLQLQTADKQGQLSSLQIHAYADTSFLDAEAGNFAQEIEKHMVAAFSVLELHLTAKRHAFGVFVFHLLGMDRIRTATRRLKVDLQRSAMKEGCTPLCPCEFPNWKSQIICLAALEEVEFNGLEGEDHEFDLLKLILGCAPMLKRMIVKLSEETSASNDGCAKICNIFNACSSVDCDVYDSSDV; from the exons ATGGAGCCGACCTCGGGGCCTCGCCGGAGTTCCACCCAGGAGCCGGATGGCCCATACGACGGAGCGGATCGCATCAGCGCCCTCCCCGACGACCTGCTCCTCGACATCCTCGCCCGCCTCCCCtgcgccggcgccgccgcgcgcACTGGCGTCCTCTCCCGCCGGTGGCGCGGCCTCTGGGCCCGTCTCCGCCAGATCATCTTCCGCGACGTGCCCTTCCTCTCGCTCGAGGCGGCGCTCGGCCGCGTCCCTCCTCCCCCGCCAGCGGTTACCCTCCTCGAAATCCGCGTCCCCCAGAAGCGGTGGCGCAGCGTCTTGGCCATCCCCAACGAGGACCAGGTAGGCAGGGCCGTCGTCAATTCGCTGCTCCGGGCCGCGGCGCGGCTCGCGCCAGAGAAGCTCGTCTTCCACCTTCCTGCCTACTTAATCGGCCGTTTCCGTCTCGCCGTCGACCTGCCTCGCCTGGACGGCGCCACCTCCATCGCGCTGGGCTTTCCCTCCCCCTACTCCCTACGCTTGCCGGACGGTGCCGAGTTCCCAGCACTCGAGGCGCTGTCCCTGACATACTGCAGCACCGACCTCGACGCCTGGCTCTCCTGCTGTCCGCGCTTGCGCACGCTCCGCGTCTGCAGGGTCTTGTTTCCTAACCACAAGTGCGACATTAGGGTCAACTCCCTGTCGCTGCAGGAGCTTGTTGTGTACCGCGAGCTCAGCTTGACACAGCAAGTCGACATCGTTGCGCCAGCGCTGAAGGAATTGACCATGTCATTTAGAACAAAGAAGCTGATCAGCATCTCTCTCTTGACACCATTGGTGGAAAAGGTTTCGTGGCACTGCTACTACTCGGGGCCGTATATTGTGTTTGGTCTCTGGGGCATCAACAAGTTGCAGCTACAGACGGCAGACAAACAAGGACAGCTATCCTCGCTGCAAATTCATGCCTACGCG GACACGTCTTTTCTTGACGCCGAGGCGGGCAACTTCGCGCAGGAGATAGAGAAACATATGGTTGCCGCCTTCTCTGTTTTAGAGCTGCATCTCACAGCAAAGAGGCATGCTTTTGGAGTGTTTGTGTTTCATCTCCTTGGGATGGATCGGATTCGTACTGCTACGCGGAGGCTTAAGGTCGACCTACAGAGATCAGCG ATGAAAGAAGGATGCACGCCACTTTGTCCTTGTGAGTTTCCGAACTGGAAGTCCCAAATTATCTGCTTGGCTGCTCTCGAAGAAGTGGAGTTCAATGGCTTAGAAGGAGAGGATCATGAGTTTGATTTACTTAAATTGATACTCGGATGTGCACCGATGTTAAAAAGAATGATCGTGAAGCTGTCAGAGGAGACCTCGGCAAGTAATGATGGATGCGCAAAGATATGCAACATCTTCAATGCATGTTCTTCTGTGGACTGTGATGTTTATGACAGCTCTG ACGTCTAG
- the LOC119332368 gene encoding uncharacterized protein LOC119332368 isoform X1, which translates to MEPTSGPRRSSTQEPDGPYDGADRISALPDDLLLDILARLPCAGAAARTGVLSRRWRGLWARLRQIIFRDVPFLSLEAALGRVPPPPPAVTLLEIRVPQKRWRSVLAIPNEDQVGRAVVNSLLRAAARLAPEKLVFHLPAYLIGRFRLAVDLPRLDGATSIALGFPSPYSLRLPDGAEFPALEALSLTYCSTDLDAWLSCCPRLRTLRVCRVLFPNHKCDIRVNSLSLQELVVYRELSLTQQVDIVAPALKELTMSFRTKKLISISLLTPLVEKVSWHCYYSGPYIVFGLWGINKLQLQTADKQGQLSSLQIHAYADTSFLDAEAGNFAQEIEKHMVAAFSVLELHLTAKRHAFGVFVFHLLGMDRIRTATRRLKVDLQRSAMKEGCTPLCPCEFPNWKSQIICLAALEEVEFNGLEGEDHEFDLLKLILGCAPMLKRMIVKLSEETSASNDGCAKICNIFNACSSVDCDVYDSSAKSSSLAGSLKKWCKKKKLFQQELLEIESNINQIQQLPIQKQNHTLESSLTLRYEQTLSKLNQFYKQGSKKGWATASDRNTKFFHQVVIKRRKRNTICSIKDENDVLHFKPSAITNTFVNYFRYIFSSPNNNTARPFLNTRLPDNSLDPTYFLPDKHEILQILKDMKLNASLGPDGFNVEFYLAAWDWIGEEVTQLVTTFYKTGILPPHINDTNIALIPKKLVSQVPMDYRPISLCNVVYKIIAKSLANRIKPHLPDYIYPAEQTFIEGRRISDNIIIAQEITHSFALKSWNHHAFMLKIDLAKAFDRLEWSFIVFALARKGLHGHFINLIHACISSPTFSVLINGQPSHKFKSFRGIRQGCPMSPYLFVIAINGLSVALNEALAAHHLQGISLGPDCPSIHSLLFADDLLVCGQATMQEANSMAQLIHHFCYISGQTPNWAKSAILFSTHVSQTTIQEIKQVFPVSIMDNNFTHLGHLLILPAKNRTAAYNFVIDKFLNKLPAYKANMLSHAARLELIRSVFSAIPVYYMSNILFTKKFIAKLTAIIRNFWWTGIRENNSNKSLCLRAWKDICNSKQEGGLGIRNLQAIIRNFWWTGIRENNSNKSLCLRAWKDICNSKQEGGLGIRNLQAINEGLLLAAAWRLAKDPSSHLHLVLKSKYFHDASIWTAISITPKSAFWSSILKMLPKLKDHSFYQLTQGNISLWSTPWCSLWASVHDNLIIQPSGYIYPSLVKDLWILGQKVWNNDLINSLFQQPLASVIVQTDIIHQDCPDILCWDLTPNGTCSSKSTYKLCLQDIHANPRNTPSQVPLQMKNLLKLIWKQKLMIPRVQTFAWRLLRKALPTGLRVGRFSVHISQYCCRCGQQEDEVHMFFLCDFARAAWFSHPWFIRTDALVQIYTNIHSIILTLLNMNHPHASVVNILNFMWCLWKARNDYLFNRKKATPHQVNIAATSLSNDFCDLLNSSSHHQPQNSSCILTHTNQLPLQGQTLKSDLLITGPKVYTDASFKCKKIPGLLQGTAATGVGIYISLPHDQKEVSVQIQASTSITSTPLQAEAFALLLAAKVAKCLNISQPTFLTDCLSLASFAASRKITETATPWTIREVLADFFCYSSDLQPRVFHISREINGIAHNVAHQVLTSNVEPDICCFASARRNMACPVVSLLSNFEFEGFVIHAVRCY; encoded by the exons ATGGAGCCGACCTCGGGGCCTCGCCGGAGTTCCACCCAGGAGCCGGATGGCCCATACGACGGAGCGGATCGCATCAGCGCCCTCCCCGACGACCTGCTCCTCGACATCCTCGCCCGCCTCCCCtgcgccggcgccgccgcgcgcACTGGCGTCCTCTCCCGCCGGTGGCGCGGCCTCTGGGCCCGTCTCCGCCAGATCATCTTCCGCGACGTGCCCTTCCTCTCGCTCGAGGCGGCGCTCGGCCGCGTCCCTCCTCCCCCGCCAGCGGTTACCCTCCTCGAAATCCGCGTCCCCCAGAAGCGGTGGCGCAGCGTCTTGGCCATCCCCAACGAGGACCAGGTAGGCAGGGCCGTCGTCAATTCGCTGCTCCGGGCCGCGGCGCGGCTCGCGCCAGAGAAGCTCGTCTTCCACCTTCCTGCCTACTTAATCGGCCGTTTCCGTCTCGCCGTCGACCTGCCTCGCCTGGACGGCGCCACCTCCATCGCGCTGGGCTTTCCCTCCCCCTACTCCCTACGCTTGCCGGACGGTGCCGAGTTCCCAGCACTCGAGGCGCTGTCCCTGACATACTGCAGCACCGACCTCGACGCCTGGCTCTCCTGCTGTCCGCGCTTGCGCACGCTCCGCGTCTGCAGGGTCTTGTTTCCTAACCACAAGTGCGACATTAGGGTCAACTCCCTGTCGCTGCAGGAGCTTGTTGTGTACCGCGAGCTCAGCTTGACACAGCAAGTCGACATCGTTGCGCCAGCGCTGAAGGAATTGACCATGTCATTTAGAACAAAGAAGCTGATCAGCATCTCTCTCTTGACACCATTGGTGGAAAAGGTTTCGTGGCACTGCTACTACTCGGGGCCGTATATTGTGTTTGGTCTCTGGGGCATCAACAAGTTGCAGCTACAGACGGCAGACAAACAAGGACAGCTATCCTCGCTGCAAATTCATGCCTACGCG GACACGTCTTTTCTTGACGCCGAGGCGGGCAACTTCGCGCAGGAGATAGAGAAACATATGGTTGCCGCCTTCTCTGTTTTAGAGCTGCATCTCACAGCAAAGAGGCATGCTTTTGGAGTGTTTGTGTTTCATCTCCTTGGGATGGATCGGATTCGTACTGCTACGCGGAGGCTTAAGGTCGACCTACAGAGATCAGCG ATGAAAGAAGGATGCACGCCACTTTGTCCTTGTGAGTTTCCGAACTGGAAGTCCCAAATTATCTGCTTGGCTGCTCTCGAAGAAGTGGAGTTCAATGGCTTAGAAGGAGAGGATCATGAGTTTGATTTACTTAAATTGATACTCGGATGTGCACCGATGTTAAAAAGAATGATCGTGAAGCTGTCAGAGGAGACCTCGGCAAGTAATGATGGATGCGCAAAGATATGCAACATCTTCAATGCATGTTCTTCTGTGGACTGTGATGTTTATGACAGCTCTG CAAAGTCTTCTTCTTTGGCAGGTTCTTTGAAGAAGTGGTGTAAGAAGAAAAAGCTCTTCCAGCAAGAGCTTTTGGAAATTGAGTCCAATATTAATCAGATTCAGCAGCTTCCAATTCAGAAGCAAAATCACACTTTGGAAAGCTCTCTCACTCTTAGGTATGAACAAACTCTCTCTAAGCTCAATCAATTTTATAAACAGGGAAGTAAGAAGGGTTGGGCCACTGCTAGTGATCGTAATACTAAGTTTTTTCATCAGGTTGTGatcaaaagaagaaaaagaaatactaTTTGTTCCATTAAGGATGAGAATGATGTGCTTCATTTTAAACCTAGTGCTATCACTAATACTTTTGTCAATTATTTTAGATACATCTTCTCTTCGCCAAACAATAACACTGCAAGGCCTTTTCTTAATACTCGTTTGCCTGACAACTCTTTGGATCCTACTTACTTTCTTCCAGATAAACATGAGATTTTGCAGATTCTCAAAGATATGAAGTTGAATGCTTCTCTGGGTCCGGATGGATTTAATGTTGAATTTTATCTGGCAGCATGGGATTGGATTGGCGAGGAAGTTACTCAACTTGTGACTACCTTTTATAAAACTGGTATTTTACCTCCTCATATCAATGACACTAATATTGCTCTCATTCCAAAAAAGTTAGTTTCTCAAGTTCCTATGGATTATCGTCCCATTAGCCTTTGTAATGTTGTCTACAAAATCATTGCGAAATCATTGGCTAATAGGATTAAGCCTCATCTTCCGGACTATATTTATCCGGCAGAACAAACCTTTATTGAGGGTAGAAGAATTAGCGATAACATCATTATTGCTCAAGAGATTACTCACTCCTTCGCTCTAAAATCGTGGAATCATCATGCTTTCATGCTCAAGATAGATCTTGCTAAAGCTTTTGATCGTCTTGAATGGAGTTTCATTGTGTTTGCTCTTGCACGTAAAGGTCTGCATGGTCATTTCATTAATTTGATTCATGCTTGCATTTCTTCTCCTACTTTCTCTGTGCTTATTAATGGGCAGCCTTCTCATAAATTTAAAAGTTTCAGAGGTATTCGTCAAGGCTGTCCCATGTCGCCTTATTTGTTTGTTATTGCTATCAATGGATTATCTGTTGCTCTTAATGAAGCTCTAGCTGCTCATCATCTCCAGGGTATTTCACTTGGTCCAGATTGCCCTTCTATTCATTCTCTGTTGTTTGCAGATGATCTGTTGGTTTGTGGTCAAGCCACTATGCAGGAAGCAAATTCTATGGCTCAACTCATCCATCACTTTTGTTATATTTCAGGTCAAACACCAAATTGGGCCAAATCTGCTATTCTTTTTAGTACTCATGTTAGTCAAACCACTATTCAAGAGATTAAGCAAGTTTTTCCTGTTTCTATCATGGATAACAATTTCACCCACCTTGGTCATCTGCTTATTCTTCCTGCTAAAAATAGAACTGCTGCTTACAACTTTGTTATTGATAAATTTCTGAATAAATTGCCTGCTTACAAAGCTAATATGCTCTCTCATGCTGCTAGGCTTGAGCTCATTAGGTCTGTGTTCTCTGCTATTCCTGTGTACTACATGTCTAATATTTTGTTTACCAAGAAGTTTATAGCCAAACTCACTGCTATTATAAGGAACTTTTGGTGGACAGGAATCAGAGAGAATAATTCTAACAAGAGCCTTTGTCTTAGGGCTTGGAAGGACATTTGCAATTCCAAACAGGAAGGTGGTCTTGGCATTAGGAACTTGCAAGCTATTATAAGGAACTTTTGGTGGACAGGAATCAGAGAGAATAATTCTAACAAGAGCCTTTGTCTTAGGGCTTGGAAGGACATTTGCAATTCCAAACAGGAAGGTGGTCTTGGCATTAGGAACTTGCAAGCAATTAATGAGGGCTTACTTCTTGCAGCTGCTTGGAGGCTTGCTAAAGACCCTTCCTCCCACCTTCATCTTGTGCTGAAATCTAAATACTTCCATGATGCCTCTATTTGGACTGCTATTTCTATTACTCCAAAATCTGCTTTCTGGTCATCCATTTTAAAAATGTTGCCTAAACTGAAAGATCACTCTTTTTACCAACTCACGCAAGGGAATATCTCTCTTTGGAGTACCCCTTGGTGTTCCCTTTGGGCTTCTGTTCATGACAATCTTATTATTCAACCTTCAGGATACATATATCCTTCTCTTGTTAAGGACCTTTGGATACTGGGTCAGAAAGTCTGGAACAATGACCTCATTAACTCTCTCTTTCAACAACCTCTAGCCTCTGTTATCGTTCAAACTGACATTATTCACCAAGATTGCCCGGATATATTATGTTGGGATCTAACTCCTAATGGTACTTGTTCTTCCAAGTCCACTTATAAATTGTGTTTGCAGGATATTCATGCCAATCCAAGAAATACTCCTTCCCAAGTTCCTTTGCAGATGAAAAATCTTCTCAAGTTGATTTGGAAGCAAAAGTTGATGATCCCCAGAGTTCAAACTTTCGCTTGGAGACTCCTTCGGAAAGCTCTTCCCACAGGTTTGAGGGTTGGGCGCTTTTCCGTACATATTTCTCAATATTGTTGCAGATGTGGTCAGCAAGAGGATGAGGTTCACATGTTTTTTCTTTGTGACTTCGCTAGAGCTGCTTGGTTTTCTCATCCTTGGTTCATCAGAACAGATGCTTTAGTTCAGATCTATACCAATATCCATAGTATAATTCTTACTTTACTTAATATGAACCATCCGCATGCTTCTGTTGTCAACATTCTAAATTTTATGTGGTGTCTTTGGAAAGCGAGAAATGATTATCTTTTTAATAGAAAGAAAGCTACCCCTCACCAAGTTAATATTGCTGCTACTTCTCTATCTAATGATTTCTGTGATCTGCTTAACAGTTCTTCACACCATCAGCCTCAAAACTCCAGTTGTATCTTAACCCATACTAATCAACTTCCCTTGCAGGGACAAACGCTTAAATCAGATCTTCTTATCACGGGACCGAAAGTATATACTGATGCATCTTTTAAGTGCAAAAAAATTCCAGGTTTATTGCAGGGAACAGCAGCCACTGGAGTTGGTATCTACATTTCTTTGCCGCACGATCAGAAGGAAGTCAGCGTGCAGATTCAAGCTTCCACCTCAATTACAAGTACTCCTCTGCAGGCTGAAGCGTTTGCTCTTCTCTTGGCTGCAAAAGTAGCTAAATGTCTCAACATCAGCCAGCCGACCTTCCTCACAGACTGTCTCTCTTTGGCTTCATTTGCGGCTAGTAGAAAGATTACTGAAACTGCTACCCCTTGGACTATCAGGGAAGTTTTAGCTGATTTCTTCTGCTACTCTTCAGACCTTCAACCTAGAGTGTTCCATATTTCCAGGGAAATTAATGGAATTGCTCACAACGTCGCTCATCAGGTTCTTACATCAAATGTAGAACCTGACATATGTTGTTTTGCTTCGGCTCGCAGGAACATGGCTTGCCCTGTAGTTTCTCTCCTCTCTAATTTCGAGTTTGAGGGCTTTGTAATTCATGCTGTACGTTGCTATTGA
- the LOC119332368 gene encoding uncharacterized protein LOC119332368 isoform X2, whose protein sequence is MEPTSGPRRSSTQEPDGPYDGADRISALPDDLLLDILARLPCAGAAARTGVLSRRWRGLWARLRQIIFRDVPFLSLEAALGRVPPPPPAVTLLEIRVPQKRWRSVLAIPNEDQVGRAVVNSLLRAAARLAPEKLVFHLPAYLIGRFRLAVDLPRLDGATSIALGFPSPYSLRLPDGAEFPALEALSLTYCSTDLDAWLSCCPRLRTLRVCRVLFPNHKCDIRVNSLSLQELVVYRELSLTQQVDIVAPALKELTMSFRTKKLISISLLTPLVEKVSWHCYYSGPYIVFGLWGINKLQLQTADKQGQLSSLQIHAYADTSFLDAEAGNFAQEIEKHMVAAFSVLELHLTAKRHAFGVFVFHLLGMDRIRTATRRLKVDLQRSAMKEGCTPLCPCEFPNWKSQIICLAALEEVEFNGLEGEDHEFDLLKLILGCAPMLKRMIVKLSEETSASNDGCAKICNIFNACSSVDCDVYDSSAKSSSLAGSLKKWCKKKKLFQQELLEIESNINQIQQLPIQKQNHTLESSLTLR, encoded by the exons ATGGAGCCGACCTCGGGGCCTCGCCGGAGTTCCACCCAGGAGCCGGATGGCCCATACGACGGAGCGGATCGCATCAGCGCCCTCCCCGACGACCTGCTCCTCGACATCCTCGCCCGCCTCCCCtgcgccggcgccgccgcgcgcACTGGCGTCCTCTCCCGCCGGTGGCGCGGCCTCTGGGCCCGTCTCCGCCAGATCATCTTCCGCGACGTGCCCTTCCTCTCGCTCGAGGCGGCGCTCGGCCGCGTCCCTCCTCCCCCGCCAGCGGTTACCCTCCTCGAAATCCGCGTCCCCCAGAAGCGGTGGCGCAGCGTCTTGGCCATCCCCAACGAGGACCAGGTAGGCAGGGCCGTCGTCAATTCGCTGCTCCGGGCCGCGGCGCGGCTCGCGCCAGAGAAGCTCGTCTTCCACCTTCCTGCCTACTTAATCGGCCGTTTCCGTCTCGCCGTCGACCTGCCTCGCCTGGACGGCGCCACCTCCATCGCGCTGGGCTTTCCCTCCCCCTACTCCCTACGCTTGCCGGACGGTGCCGAGTTCCCAGCACTCGAGGCGCTGTCCCTGACATACTGCAGCACCGACCTCGACGCCTGGCTCTCCTGCTGTCCGCGCTTGCGCACGCTCCGCGTCTGCAGGGTCTTGTTTCCTAACCACAAGTGCGACATTAGGGTCAACTCCCTGTCGCTGCAGGAGCTTGTTGTGTACCGCGAGCTCAGCTTGACACAGCAAGTCGACATCGTTGCGCCAGCGCTGAAGGAATTGACCATGTCATTTAGAACAAAGAAGCTGATCAGCATCTCTCTCTTGACACCATTGGTGGAAAAGGTTTCGTGGCACTGCTACTACTCGGGGCCGTATATTGTGTTTGGTCTCTGGGGCATCAACAAGTTGCAGCTACAGACGGCAGACAAACAAGGACAGCTATCCTCGCTGCAAATTCATGCCTACGCG GACACGTCTTTTCTTGACGCCGAGGCGGGCAACTTCGCGCAGGAGATAGAGAAACATATGGTTGCCGCCTTCTCTGTTTTAGAGCTGCATCTCACAGCAAAGAGGCATGCTTTTGGAGTGTTTGTGTTTCATCTCCTTGGGATGGATCGGATTCGTACTGCTACGCGGAGGCTTAAGGTCGACCTACAGAGATCAGCG ATGAAAGAAGGATGCACGCCACTTTGTCCTTGTGAGTTTCCGAACTGGAAGTCCCAAATTATCTGCTTGGCTGCTCTCGAAGAAGTGGAGTTCAATGGCTTAGAAGGAGAGGATCATGAGTTTGATTTACTTAAATTGATACTCGGATGTGCACCGATGTTAAAAAGAATGATCGTGAAGCTGTCAGAGGAGACCTCGGCAAGTAATGATGGATGCGCAAAGATATGCAACATCTTCAATGCATGTTCTTCTGTGGACTGTGATGTTTATGACAGCTCTG CAAAGTCTTCTTCTTTGGCAGGTTCTTTGAAGAAGTGGTGTAAGAAGAAAAAGCTCTTCCAGCAAGAGCTTTTGGAAATTGAGTCCAATATTAATCAGATTCAGCAGCTTCCAATTCAGAAGCAAAATCACACTTTGGAAAGCTCTCTCACTCTTAG ATAA